The genomic segment CGTGTCGCGCCGCCGCCAGGCCAGTGAAGTTGGCCGTTCCCCCGCCGGTCACAAATCCGACGCTTGCGCTCGCCGGCAACCCGAGTAGTTCGACCAGCCACCCCGCTGCAATCTCTTCCGTGACGGAGGCAGCGGGCGAAGTGGCGTACAAGCCCGAGTTCTGGTCCCAGATCGAGGTGAGCCAGTCGGCGGCGGTGGTGACGGGCAGGCTGCCGCCAATCACGAATCCGAAGTAGCGCGGGCCGGCGCTGGCGACGATGCCGCGATCGGCCGCCTCGGCCAGGTGGCGGACGACTTCCACGGCGTCGAGGCCGTCCTCGTTGAGCGGACCGCCGAGCGCGGCGCGCAGTTCTTCAACCGTCACGCGCGGGAACACGGGCCCGGTGGCGTTGCGTTCTTCGCGGCGTTGGATGGCGTCGATCACCTGATGGAGCAGCGCGTGGGTCATGGTGAACATCCTCGCATGCCGAAGCGTGGGGGCCGCTATCCGGGAACCAATAGCCAACCAGATGTGCGGGAGCCCAGAATGATTCGAAGAGTTTTCTCCGCTTGTTGCAATCCGTTGCATCCTCCCAGGTTCATGCCGTTGTGGGGGCCGCACTCGAAGCTGGACGTGCGATTGGCCACCAGCGGATGAAAAGCCAGCCCTCTGAGGAGCTTCCTCGTAGCGCGTCGTCCCTGATTGACGCGTCCTGCCTGCGCCGCTACACTGCTTCGCTCCCTCGTTTGCAATCAGGAGTCCGATATGCCCAAACAACGCGCCCTGTGGGCTTTTGCGCTCACGGTGCTGTGCAGCGTGTCGCTGGCCGCGCAATCCGGGCCGAGCGCACCGGCTGTTCCGCAGCTCGCGCCTGCGGCTGCCGCGCCGCCGTCGCAAGACGTCGTTATCCGCGGCGGCACGGTGCTGACGGCGACCCACGGCACCATTCCCAACGGCAGCGTGTACATCCACGACGGCAAGATCGCCGCCGTGGGCGCCACGGTAAACGCGCCGGCCGGCGCCACCGTGATTGACGCGACCGGGAAATACGTTACGCCCGGCATCATCGATCCGCACGCGCACATGGCGCTCGACAGCGACGTGAACGAGGCCACCAGCCCCGTGGTGCCGCACATGATGATGCTCGACGCCTTCGATTATGAGGACAAGGCCATCTATCGCGCCCTGGCGGGCGGCGTGACCACGTCGCTGCTGCTGCACGGCTCGGCCGACATGATCGGCGGGCAGGCCGTGGTCATTAAGAACAAGTTCGGACTCGGCCGCGACCAGATGCTATTCCCCGGCGCGCCGCAGTCGATCAAGTTCGCCTCGGGCGAGAACCCCAAGCGCGTTTTCGGCTCGCGCAACCAGCTTCCCTCCACACGCATGGGCAACTTCGCGGTCATGCGCATGGCCTTCACCGAGGCGCGCGACTACATGCACGAGTGGGACGAGTACAACAAGAAAGTGCAGCGCGGCGACAAAGACCCGCGCATGCCGAAGAAAGACCTGAAGCTGGAGGCGCTGGCCGACGTGCTGCGCGGCAAGCTGCTCGTCCAGATCCACATCTACCGGGCCGACGAGTTCCTCACCGAGATCGCGCTGGCCAACGAGTTCGGCTACAAGATCCGCGCCTTCCATCACGCGCTGGAAGCGTACAAGGTGGCGCCGCAGATCGCCGCCGCCGGCGCCGCCATCGCGACCTTCAGCGATTGGTGGGGCTACAAGAACGAGGCCTGGGACGCGATTCCGTGGAACGCCGAAATCTCCATGCACAAAGGCGTGCGCGTGGCGCTGAAAAGCGACTCCAACGACTTCATGCGCCGCCTCAACCAGGAGGCCGGCAAGGTCCTCCGCTACGGCGGCGTTACCGAGGAACAGGCGTTGCAGATGATCACCCTGAATCCGGCGTGGATCATCGGCGTGGACAACCGCACCGGATCGATTGACGTGGGCAAAGACGCCGACATCGTCATCTGGAACGGTCCGCCGCTCTCCAGCTACGCGCTCGCCGACAAAGTGCTGATCGACGGCGAGGTTTACTTCGACCGCTCGCTGCCCGGACTCGGGCTCACGCACTTCCACGCGGAGGGACAATGAAAACGTCGTCGGTTGTTGGTCGCTGGTCGTTGGCTAAGGCGCGCACTGCATCCGCGCTGGTTGTGGTCCTTGCGGCGCTGCCCCTGCTCGCGCAGAAGCAGAAGCCCTCGCCTGGAACGGTTGCCACATCGCCGGCGCCCATCGCGATCCGCGGCGGCAAGCTGCTGACCATCACTCACGGCATTGTAGAGAACGGCGTCGTTGTCATCGAGAACGGGAAAATCACGGCCGTCGGACCGGTGAACGGCACCAACGTTCCCAGGAACGCGCAGGTCATCGATGCCACCGGCATGACGGTGTATCCGGGTCTGTTTGACGCTGAGTCGCACCTTGGCCTGACGGAAATCTCCGCCGAGCCGATGACGAACGACCTGGTCGAGATGAGCGACGAGATCATGCCGCACATGCACGTCTACGACGCGTTCCACGCCGAGAGCGAACTGATTCCGGTCACGCGCATGAACGGAGTGACCAATGCCGTGATCGCCCCGCAGGACGGCGACAGCATGCCCGGGCAGGATTCGATCGCCCAGATGGCGGGTGGGAACCGCGACGAGATGCTGATCGCGCGCGACGTGGCGCTGCCCATCAACTTCATCGGCGAAGTGCGGCGCGGCCAGCGCGGCGGCGCCGGCTCGGCGCAGCAAACACGCTTTCCGGAAACGCGCATGGGCGTGGCCGCGCAGCTGCGCCAGTCGTTCCTCGACGCGCAGAACTACGCGCAGAAGCTGGCGCGCGAAGAGCGGCGCCGGCAGACGGGCGACACGGCGCCGGCGGCGGGCGAGCCGTTCAAGCACGACCTGAAGCTGGAGGCGCTGCTGCCGTATCTGGACGGCAAGAAGCCGGTCGTGCTGGCGGCGCGGCAGTCCGACGAAGTGCTCACCGCCGTCTCGCTGGCGCGCGAGTTTAATTTAAAGATCATCCTCAACCACGTGGACAAGGCGCAGCGCCTGCTCGACCAGATCGCGGCGTTCAAGGTCCCGGTCATCGTGGGACCGATCTACACCTTTCCTGCTGACGACCAGCGCTACGACGCGGTCTACAGCCTGCCGGCGCAGCTCGCCAAGCGCGGCGTGAAAATCGCGTTCGCCAGCTACGATGACGACCACAACGCGCGCAACCTGCCGTACCAGGCCGGCTACGCCGTGGCGTACGGCCTGCCGTACGATGAGGCTCTGAAGGCCATCACCATCAACCCGGCCGAGATGTTCGGCGTGGCCGACCGCCTGGGTTCGCTCGACGTGGGCAAAGACGCCAATGTGGTGATCGCCGACGGCGACCCGCTCGACGTGAAGACCGACGTGAAGCGCGTATTCATCGCCGGCCGCGAAGTGCCGCTGAAGAGCAGGCAGACGGAGCTGCGGGACCGGTACATGGAACGGTGAAGGACCAAATAAGGCTTAGTTTGCAGCGGCTTATACACGCAAATCCAACCATCTCAGGCACGGCAGCATCTAATGGTATACGTAGTATACGCTGTTGGGTGGTAAGCTATTGACATCAAAACAGTAAGAGCTATTATTCGGTTCCCGCCTCCGCTCGGCGGGCCGAACAAAAAGAGAAGGGACTTTCATCATGGCAGACCGAAAGCAGCAGTTTTTCGGCGAGATCAAGCCCGACGCTGACTTGCGAAAATTGCTGGAGGCGTCACGCCAGACGCCGGTGACAGAGGCTGAACTGCGCGAGCAAAGAATCAGTTTTGCATTTGGCAACGCGCCAGCGGACGCGAAAGATATTACTAAGGACAGCGTTCGCCAAGCCTCCAAGCATATTCGACTGGTTCGCTAATCTCTGTGATCCGGCCCATCGCCGGGTCACTACTTACATATGTCGGTACGCGAGAAAGACGATCCCGCGCTTTTCAGACGTATTCAAGAACAAAACCTCCTTCGCCAGTACGACCTGTTGTCAAACTGCGTCGAAATTGGGCTAACGAAAGGGATAGAAGCGTTCGATAAGTACACACTGTGGGCTCTGAACTACACGGCCGTGGCGAATATTGCTCAATTCGGGGGCCGTTATCGCGAGGAGCCGATCTACGTCGGCAACCACACGCCACCGCATTTCGAGAAAGTCCCAAA from the Terriglobales bacterium genome contains:
- a CDS encoding amidohydrolase, which encodes MPKQRALWAFALTVLCSVSLAAQSGPSAPAVPQLAPAAAAPPSQDVVIRGGTVLTATHGTIPNGSVYIHDGKIAAVGATVNAPAGATVIDATGKYVTPGIIDPHAHMALDSDVNEATSPVVPHMMMLDAFDYEDKAIYRALAGGVTTSLLLHGSADMIGGQAVVIKNKFGLGRDQMLFPGAPQSIKFASGENPKRVFGSRNQLPSTRMGNFAVMRMAFTEARDYMHEWDEYNKKVQRGDKDPRMPKKDLKLEALADVLRGKLLVQIHIYRADEFLTEIALANEFGYKIRAFHHALEAYKVAPQIAAAGAAIATFSDWWGYKNEAWDAIPWNAEISMHKGVRVALKSDSNDFMRRLNQEAGKVLRYGGVTEEQALQMITLNPAWIIGVDNRTGSIDVGKDADIVIWNGPPLSSYALADKVLIDGEVYFDRSLPGLGLTHFHAEGQ
- a CDS encoding amidohydrolase family protein; translation: MKTSSVVGRWSLAKARTASALVVVLAALPLLAQKQKPSPGTVATSPAPIAIRGGKLLTITHGIVENGVVVIENGKITAVGPVNGTNVPRNAQVIDATGMTVYPGLFDAESHLGLTEISAEPMTNDLVEMSDEIMPHMHVYDAFHAESELIPVTRMNGVTNAVIAPQDGDSMPGQDSIAQMAGGNRDEMLIARDVALPINFIGEVRRGQRGGAGSAQQTRFPETRMGVAAQLRQSFLDAQNYAQKLAREERRRQTGDTAPAAGEPFKHDLKLEALLPYLDGKKPVVLAARQSDEVLTAVSLAREFNLKIILNHVDKAQRLLDQIAAFKVPVIVGPIYTFPADDQRYDAVYSLPAQLAKRGVKIAFASYDDDHNARNLPYQAGYAVAYGLPYDEALKAITINPAEMFGVADRLGSLDVGKDANVVIADGDPLDVKTDVKRVFIAGREVPLKSRQTELRDRYMER